In a single window of the Candidatus Poribacteria bacterium genome:
- a CDS encoding phytanoyl-CoA dioxygenase family protein has protein sequence MELTEEERFNLERRTYDCPPTLTDNQVLEFCQQGFLVLEGVVPDEINRRTFAYLEENTYYEPAEILKEDWFVDNVILNPKAAGAVRSLLGKNFGLPVMMSQHRVKCPMSGQSWHRDAGSKWGPELNYLQVFYYPQDTPEAFGPTEVLPGSHLFNASARYMSHYGNIRGAVKTTAPAGSIFITVYSIWHRRSPSTAEGTRHMLKYNYWRTVPPERDWIIESDFDFDAADYGPNRFQSAHMFYWLCGKKEEFRWIGGQGWPLRYGRGPNYKPYGAPAAPPGDW, from the coding sequence ATGGAACTGACAGAAGAGGAACGGTTTAATTTAGAACGCAGAACGTATGACTGCCCCCCAACACTGACAGACAATCAGGTATTGGAGTTCTGCCAACAGGGTTTTCTCGTTTTGGAAGGAGTTGTGCCAGACGAAATTAACCGCAGAACGTTTGCTTATCTTGAAGAGAACACCTATTACGAACCGGCAGAAATCCTCAAAGAAGATTGGTTCGTTGATAATGTGATACTCAATCCGAAGGCAGCTGGCGCGGTACGGTCGCTACTTGGTAAAAACTTCGGGCTGCCGGTTATGATGAGTCAGCATCGGGTCAAGTGCCCGATGTCGGGGCAATCGTGGCATCGGGATGCTGGCTCCAAATGGGGACCTGAACTGAATTATCTGCAGGTGTTCTATTATCCGCAAGATACGCCGGAAGCGTTCGGACCCACCGAGGTCTTGCCCGGTTCACACCTTTTCAATGCGTCTGCACGTTATATGAGTCACTACGGTAACATTCGGGGAGCGGTGAAAACAACCGCGCCCGCTGGTTCAATCTTCATCACGGTTTACTCAATCTGGCACCGTCGCTCCCCCTCAACAGCGGAAGGGACGCGCCACATGTTGAAATACAACTACTGGCGAACCGTACCGCCGGAACGGGATTGGATCATTGAATCCGACTTCGACTTTGACGCTGCGGACTACGGTCCTAACCGTTTCCAAAGTGCGCACATGTTCTACTGGCTCTGCGGGAAGAAGGAGGAATTTCGCTGGATTGGGGGGCAAGGGTGGCCACTACGTTACGGTAGGGGACCCAACTACAAGCCCTACGGCGCACCAGCCGCACCGCCGGGGGATTGGTAG
- a CDS encoding sigma-70 family RNA polymerase sigma factor: protein MEKSDEALMLQLQAGDLCSFDTLVKRWEKRLLNYCYRMVNEITLAEDLRQEVFLRIYRSAKRYRPTAQFSTWMYRIATNLCLDTLAKQKRRKETPIGAYLQSESEGLDERFIDPLDPPDAAVVRKETENRVRSALARLPEDQRVVVTLRHYNGMKFHEIAEIVERPISTVKSRMTAGIERLSRMLSKQE, encoded by the coding sequence ATGGAGAAATCAGATGAGGCTTTGATGCTCCAACTCCAAGCAGGTGATTTGTGTTCGTTTGATACATTGGTCAAACGGTGGGAGAAGCGGCTGCTGAATTACTGCTATCGAATGGTCAACGAGATCACGCTAGCGGAAGATCTTAGGCAGGAGGTCTTTCTTCGCATCTATCGTTCTGCTAAGAGATATCGTCCAACAGCGCAATTTTCTACATGGATGTATCGAATCGCGACGAATCTCTGTTTAGATACACTTGCCAAACAAAAACGCAGAAAAGAGACACCGATCGGCGCCTATTTGCAGTCAGAATCCGAAGGTCTCGACGAAAGATTCATCGATCCGTTGGATCCACCGGACGCAGCTGTGGTGAGGAAGGAGACCGAAAATCGTGTTCGCTCAGCGTTAGCACGCTTGCCGGAAGATCAGCGAGTTGTGGTTACGCTACGCCATTACAACGGCATGAAATTTCATGAAATTGCCGAAATTGTGGAGCGCCCTATCAGTACGGTAAAGTCGCGGATGACAGCTGGAATAGAACGGCTTAGTCGAATGTTATCGAAGCAAGAATAA